A genomic window from Lotus japonicus ecotype B-129 chromosome 1, LjGifu_v1.2 includes:
- the LOC130732513 gene encoding uncharacterized protein LOC130732513, with protein MELLNGCFNLENLKTKQLSFEFDYDDDERKFKPLLKLVRADIGVTMGMIKLSYFNEFLCKFADIPIFPNLIHMELTLGGRIKMESLLYFLNHCPRLQNLVMENLFSIDSRNWPNTLVASECFSSQLRTCFLPCFTGTDSELRFSKFVMQNSTLLGSMKIIGHSLSHEKKAKMRIELDSCPRSSANCQLLFM; from the exons ATGGAGCTTCTTAATGGATGTTTCAATCTTGAAAACTTGAAAACAAAGCAGTTATCGTTTGAATTTGATTATGATGACGATGAAAGGAAGTTTAAACCTTTATTAAAGCTTGTCAGAGCTGATATTGGTGTCACGATGGGGATGATCAAACTTTCTTATTTCAACGAGTTTCTGTGCAAG TTCGCAGACATTCCTATATTTCCCAATTTAATTCATATGGAGCTCACCTTGGGAGGCCGGATTAAAATGGAATCGTTGCTTTATTTCCTCAATCATTGCCCTCGACTTCAAAACCTTGTCATGGAAAACCTATTTTCTATTGATTCTAGGAATTGGCCAAATACACTTGTTGCTTCTGAGTGCTTTTCTTCACAGCTCCGAACCTGCTTTCTTCCATGTTTCACAGGCACCGATTCTGAGCTAAGATTTTCCAAGTTTGTTATGCAAAACTCAACATTGTTAGGTAGCATGAAAATTATCGGCCATTCCCTATCTCATGAGAAAAAGGCTAAGATGAGAATAGAATTAGACTCATGCCCAAGGAGCTCTGCAAACTGTCAACTcttatttatgtaa